In one Bosea sp. RAC05 genomic region, the following are encoded:
- a CDS encoding zinc-dependent alcohol dehydrogenase family protein, whose translation MKCRAAVLHASPVSAPYAQSRPLSIEEIELAPPGPGEVLVRVRAAGLCHSDLSVIDGNRPRPVPMVLGHEAAGEVVEPGPGVQDLKKGDRVIMVFVPSCGHCSPCSEGRPALCEPGNAANGIGELIGGGRRLSAHGKPVHHHVGVSAFAEYAVISRHSLVKLEADIPHEIAALFGCAVLTGVGAAVNTAKVRAGETVAVVGLGGVGLSALLGAAACGASRVIAVDLSEEKLAIARDLGATDTFNAGDPGVIEAIRAATKGGVDHGLEMAGSVKALDLAYQITRRGGTTTTAGLANPAHTLSLAPVRLVGEERTLKGSYVGSCIPMRDIPRFVDLYQRGKLPVDRLMTSQSGLDGINEGFDALNEGRTIRHIIMM comes from the coding sequence ATGAAATGCCGCGCCGCCGTCCTGCACGCCAGCCCCGTCTCCGCCCCTTACGCGCAGAGCCGGCCGCTCTCGATCGAGGAGATCGAGCTCGCCCCGCCGGGGCCAGGCGAGGTGCTGGTTCGGGTCCGTGCCGCCGGTCTCTGCCATTCCGATCTCTCGGTGATCGACGGCAACCGGCCGCGCCCCGTGCCGATGGTGCTCGGCCATGAGGCGGCAGGCGAGGTCGTCGAGCCCGGCCCCGGCGTCCAGGATCTGAAGAAGGGCGACCGCGTCATCATGGTCTTCGTGCCCTCCTGCGGCCATTGCTCGCCCTGCAGCGAGGGCCGCCCGGCGCTCTGCGAGCCCGGCAATGCCGCCAACGGCATCGGCGAACTGATCGGCGGTGGCCGCCGGCTCTCGGCCCATGGCAAGCCGGTGCATCACCATGTCGGCGTGTCCGCCTTCGCCGAATACGCCGTGATCTCGCGCCACTCGCTGGTGAAGCTCGAGGCCGACATTCCCCATGAGATCGCCGCGCTCTTCGGCTGCGCGGTGCTGACCGGCGTCGGCGCTGCCGTGAACACGGCCAAGGTCCGGGCCGGCGAAACAGTGGCCGTGGTCGGCCTCGGCGGCGTCGGCCTGAGCGCACTGCTGGGCGCGGCCGCCTGCGGCGCGTCCCGCGTCATCGCCGTCGATCTGTCCGAGGAGAAGCTCGCCATCGCGCGCGATCTCGGCGCGACCGATACCTTCAACGCGGGTGACCCCGGCGTCATCGAGGCAATCCGCGCCGCGACCAAGGGCGGCGTCGATCACGGGCTGGAGATGGCGGGCTCGGTCAAGGCGCTCGACCTCGCCTACCAGATCACGCGGCGTGGCGGCACGACCACGACCGCGGGCCTCGCCAACCCCGCCCACACCCTGTCGCTAGCGCCCGTGCGCCTCGTCGGCGAGGAGCGCACGCTGAAGGGCTCCTATGTGGGCTCCTGCATTCCGATGCGCGACATCCCCCGCTTCGTCGACCTCTACCAGCGCGGCAAGCTGCCGGTCGACAGGCTGATGACCAGCCAGAGCGGGCTCGACGGCATCAACGAGGGCTTCGACGCCTTGAATGAAGGCCGCACGATCCGTCACATCATCATGATGTGA
- a CDS encoding FAS1-like dehydratase domain-containing protein, with protein MDTDHLRGWIGRTEEASDLVTPRLVESFAATFAPHLAHGPQGEAPLALHWCLAPQIAPMSALGPDGHPAKGDFLPPVPLPRRMWAGGRLEALAPLREGDLVARRSTIGDVTAKEGRTGALCFVAVHHEVSTPRGLALRERHDIVYREASSLPAAAPAANAAPEPADLVWEVEASPTLLFRYSALTFNGHRIHYDQPYATAEEGYAGLVVHGPIQATLMLNIAATLAGTTTLALDYRGLSPLIAGGRFAVKARRNADGSLRTWTEGADGRLRMEGTARPL; from the coding sequence ATGGACACCGACCATCTCCGCGGCTGGATTGGCCGCACGGAGGAAGCCTCGGACCTCGTCACGCCGCGCCTGGTCGAGAGCTTCGCGGCCACCTTCGCGCCCCATCTCGCGCACGGCCCGCAGGGCGAAGCGCCCTTGGCGCTGCACTGGTGCCTCGCCCCCCAGATCGCGCCGATGAGCGCGCTCGGCCCCGATGGTCATCCGGCGAAGGGCGATTTCCTGCCGCCGGTTCCGCTGCCGCGCCGGATGTGGGCGGGCGGGCGCCTCGAGGCGCTGGCACCGCTGCGCGAGGGCGATCTCGTGGCGCGCCGCTCGACCATCGGCGACGTTACCGCCAAGGAGGGCCGCACCGGCGCGCTCTGCTTCGTCGCCGTCCATCACGAGGTCTCGACCCCGCGCGGTCTCGCCCTGCGCGAGCGCCACGACATCGTCTACCGCGAGGCCTCGAGCCTGCCGGCCGCAGCGCCCGCCGCCAACGCCGCGCCGGAGCCGGCCGATCTCGTCTGGGAGGTCGAGGCCAGCCCGACCCTGCTCTTCCGCTACTCGGCCCTGACCTTCAACGGCCACCGCATCCATTACGACCAGCCCTATGCGACGGCCGAGGAAGGCTATGCCGGGCTCGTCGTCCATGGTCCGATCCAGGCGACGCTGATGCTCAACATCGCCGCGACCCTGGCGGGGACGACGACGCTGGCGCTCGACTATCGCGGCCTGAGCCCGCTGATCGCCGGCGGCCGCTTTGCCGTCAAAGCCCGGCGCAACGCCGACGGCAGCCTCCGGACCTGGACCGAAGGCGCCGATGGGCGCCTGCGGATGGAAGGAACGGCGCGTCCGTTATAA
- a CDS encoding CaiB/BaiF CoA transferase family protein: MNALEGILVVALEQAVAVPTATCKLADAGARVIKLERAEGDFARGYDDYAKGLSSYFVWLNRGKESCRVDLKQADDRAMVEAMLAQADIFIQNLAPGATGRLGLGAAELRARYPRLITCDVSGYAPGTPHHTRKAYDLLVQAESGLAAITGTQASGPSRIGVSIADIATGQAAYAAILEALLRRAKTGEGSAIQLSLFDTLGDLMNVPYLTRRYGGIEPPRLGLAHPSIAPYGVFSTADGDVLISIQSEREWQILAREVLGSAALAEDARFATNVLRVRQRETVDHEVQALLATRSFAEVTAALDRYAIAYGTVSSVGDLITHPAATALATPTPSGPVEVLAPPAIVDGQRVTMRPVPALGQHDEALRAEFGRSPGP, translated from the coding sequence ATGAATGCGCTCGAAGGAATTCTGGTGGTGGCGCTGGAGCAGGCGGTGGCCGTGCCGACCGCGACCTGCAAGCTCGCCGATGCCGGCGCGCGCGTCATCAAGCTGGAGCGCGCCGAGGGCGACTTCGCCCGCGGCTATGACGATTATGCGAAAGGCCTGTCCTCCTATTTCGTCTGGCTCAACCGCGGCAAGGAATCCTGCCGTGTCGATCTCAAGCAGGCCGACGACCGCGCCATGGTCGAGGCCATGCTGGCGCAGGCCGACATCTTCATCCAGAACCTTGCGCCGGGTGCCACCGGCCGGCTCGGCCTGGGCGCAGCTGAACTGCGCGCGCGCTATCCCCGGCTGATCACCTGCGATGTCTCGGGCTACGCGCCGGGCACGCCGCACCACACCCGCAAGGCCTATGACCTCTTGGTCCAGGCGGAATCGGGTCTGGCCGCCATCACCGGCACGCAGGCCTCGGGGCCGTCCCGTATCGGCGTCTCGATCGCCGACATCGCCACCGGCCAGGCGGCCTATGCCGCGATCCTGGAAGCGCTGCTGCGTCGCGCGAAGACCGGCGAGGGCTCAGCGATCCAGCTCTCGCTGTTCGACACGCTCGGCGACCTGATGAACGTGCCCTATCTGACGCGGCGTTATGGCGGCATCGAGCCGCCGCGACTGGGGCTCGCCCACCCCTCCATCGCTCCCTATGGGGTCTTCTCCACGGCGGATGGCGATGTGCTGATCTCGATCCAGAGCGAGCGCGAATGGCAGATCCTCGCCCGCGAGGTCCTGGGCAGCGCGGCACTCGCCGAGGACGCCCGCTTCGCCACCAATGTCCTGCGGGTGCGGCAACGCGAGACGGTGGATCACGAGGTGCAGGCCCTGCTCGCCACGCGGTCCTTCGCCGAGGTCACCGCCGCGCTCGATCGCTACGCCATCGCCTATGGCACCGTCTCCAGCGTCGGCGATCTGATCACGCACCCCGCCGCGACCGCCCTGGCCACGCCCACGCCGTCTGGCCCGGTCGAGGTCCTCGCCCCGCCCGCCATCGTCGACGGGCAGCGCGTCACGATGCGCCCCGTGCCGGCGCTCGGCCAGCATGACGAGGCGTTGCGGGCGGAATTCGGCCGCTCTCCGGGCCCTTGA
- a CDS encoding aldehyde dehydrogenase family protein has protein sequence MTQHFINGRHVAGRSGETMAVLAPATGEEFTRIACGTAEDIDDAVKAARAAYEGAWGRLTAAERGRLIAKLGLKVLDNFDELARTEAQDTGKPMAQARADIEATARYFEFYGGAADKVHGHIVPFLNGYSVNVIHEPHGVTGHILPWNYPAQMFGRSLTAALAMGNAVVLKPAEEACQTALRLAVLASEVGFPDGAINIVTGRGHEAGAALSAHHGVDFMSFTGSPEVGKMVQHACAEHLIPCTLELGGKSPQIVFDDADFDAAVPIVCKAIVQNTGQTCSAGSRVLVQERVYDDFMGAVAKEFTKLRAGTPEMDLDCGPVINAKQRGRVQSFIDQAREAGIPVIAEGQIAQGVPNGGFYVTPTLFGKVPRGNRLEQEEVFGPVLAAFPFSDEADAIKLANSTEYGLVAAVWTKDGGRQQRVAKKVRAGQVFINGYGAGGGIELPFGGTGKSGHGREKGFAALEEFAVTKTIVHKHG, from the coding sequence ATGACCCAGCACTTCATCAACGGCCGCCACGTGGCCGGTCGCAGCGGCGAGACCATGGCCGTGCTGGCGCCCGCCACGGGCGAGGAGTTCACCCGCATCGCCTGCGGCACGGCGGAGGATATCGACGACGCCGTGAAGGCGGCGCGTGCCGCCTATGAGGGCGCCTGGGGCAGGCTGACGGCAGCCGAGCGCGGCCGGCTGATCGCCAAGCTCGGTCTCAAGGTGCTCGACAATTTCGACGAACTCGCCCGCACCGAGGCGCAGGACACCGGCAAGCCGATGGCGCAGGCCCGGGCCGATATCGAGGCGACCGCCCGCTATTTCGAGTTCTATGGCGGCGCGGCCGACAAGGTGCATGGGCATATCGTGCCCTTCCTCAACGGCTACAGCGTGAACGTCATCCATGAGCCCCATGGCGTCACCGGGCATATCCTGCCCTGGAACTACCCGGCGCAGATGTTCGGGCGGTCGCTGACGGCGGCGCTCGCGATGGGCAACGCCGTGGTGCTAAAGCCGGCCGAAGAGGCCTGTCAGACGGCGCTGCGGCTGGCGGTTCTGGCCTCCGAGGTCGGTTTCCCCGATGGCGCGATCAACATCGTTACCGGCCGCGGGCACGAGGCGGGCGCGGCGCTCTCGGCCCATCACGGCGTCGATTTCATGTCCTTCACCGGCTCGCCCGAGGTCGGCAAGATGGTGCAGCACGCCTGCGCCGAGCATCTGATCCCCTGCACGCTCGAGCTCGGCGGTAAGTCGCCCCAGATCGTCTTCGACGATGCCGACTTCGACGCCGCCGTGCCGATCGTCTGCAAGGCGATCGTGCAGAACACCGGGCAGACCTGCTCGGCCGGCTCGCGCGTGCTGGTGCAGGAGCGCGTCTATGACGACTTCATGGGCGCGGTCGCCAAGGAGTTCACCAAGCTGCGCGCCGGCACGCCGGAGATGGACCTCGATTGCGGCCCGGTGATCAACGCCAAGCAGCGTGGCCGCGTGCAGAGCTTCATCGACCAGGCGCGCGAGGCCGGCATCCCCGTGATCGCCGAGGGCCAGATCGCGCAGGGCGTGCCGAATGGCGGTTTCTACGTGACGCCGACGCTGTTCGGGAAGGTGCCGCGCGGCAACCGGCTGGAGCAGGAGGAGGTCTTCGGCCCGGTGCTCGCCGCCTTCCCCTTCAGCGACGAGGCGGATGCGATCAAGCTCGCCAACTCGACCGAATACGGCCTCGTCGCGGCGGTCTGGACCAAGGATGGCGGGCGCCAGCAGCGCGTCGCCAAGAAGGTCCGCGCCGGCCAGGTCTTCATCAACGGCTATGGCGCCGGCGGCGGCATCGAGCTGCCTTTCGGGGGCACCGGCAAATCCGGCCATGGCCGCGAGAAGGGTTTCGCCGCGCTGGAGGAGTTCGCGGTGACCAAGACGATCGTGCACAAGCACGGGTGA
- a CDS encoding branched-chain amino acid ABC transporter permease, which produces MARQYLIGAALLIALIVFPLISPWATVILTVALCEGLAALGILVLLRAGQVSFGHGLFFAFSAYVVAFMAAAKLGHEVLLLVPIATAASGLVAAVVGLFIVRYRAIFFGMLNLAISMVFFSLLEKLFSVTGGADGKRVPRPTLAGMTLDRETFEFWMFYITLALAVVAALGVARYLVSPGGKALEAIKSNETRLEYLGVSSRKVLYGAYLLSGLLAGLGGAIIALVSGHVTPELAYWVRSGEFVFIAILGGVGGVAGPFLGALMFQIIRGYAAVHAPETWHAVLGVMLLVIIFFAPSGLYGLIAGRKRAAAPGAGGEGGR; this is translated from the coding sequence ATGGCGCGCCAATACCTCATCGGCGCGGCGCTGCTGATCGCGCTCATCGTCTTTCCGCTGATCTCGCCCTGGGCGACGGTCATCCTCACCGTCGCGCTGTGCGAGGGGCTGGCGGCGCTCGGCATCCTCGTCCTGCTGCGGGCGGGCCAAGTCTCCTTCGGCCACGGGCTGTTCTTCGCCTTCTCGGCCTATGTCGTCGCCTTCATGGCGGCGGCGAAGCTCGGCCACGAGGTTTTGCTGCTGGTGCCGATCGCGACCGCGGCCTCGGGGCTCGTCGCGGCGGTCGTCGGGCTCTTCATCGTGCGCTACCGCGCGATCTTCTTCGGCATGCTCAACCTCGCCATCTCGATGGTGTTCTTCTCGCTGCTCGAGAAGCTGTTCTCGGTGACCGGCGGCGCCGACGGCAAGCGCGTGCCGCGGCCGACGCTGGCGGGCATGACGCTCGATCGCGAAACCTTCGAGTTCTGGATGTTCTACATCACCCTGGCGCTGGCGGTGGTCGCGGCGCTCGGTGTGGCGCGCTACCTCGTCTCGCCCGGCGGCAAGGCGCTGGAGGCGATCAAGTCCAACGAGACGCGGCTGGAATATCTCGGCGTCTCCAGCCGCAAGGTGCTCTACGGCGCCTATCTGCTCTCGGGGCTGCTGGCGGGACTCGGGGGCGCGATCATCGCGCTGGTCTCGGGCCATGTCACGCCGGAGCTGGCCTATTGGGTTCGCTCGGGCGAGTTCGTCTTCATCGCGATCCTGGGTGGCGTCGGCGGCGTGGCGGGGCCCTTCCTCGGCGCGCTGATGTTCCAGATCATCCGCGGCTATGCGGCCGTGCATGCGCCGGAGACCTGGCATGCGGTGCTGGGCGTGATGCTGCTCGTCATCATCTTCTTCGCGCCGAGCGGGCTCTACGGGCTGATCGCCGGCCGCAAGCGCGCGGCCGCACCCGGCGCCGGCGGGGAGGGCGGCCGATGA
- a CDS encoding branched-chain amino acid ABC transporter permease: MPPEMLFLAALDGLAYGSLLFLVAVGLSLIFGVLGVLNVAHGSFYAIGAYVAASAVLAAAGMGLPTWLAFPLFLISAILVGVVVGGLVEALLLRRIYGKEEVLQLLVTFAVFMILEDAQKVVFGTQPLFANAPMNWLGTVEVFGIFYTRYQLILIPLVALAVLVGLRLFLRRTAFGRAIVAVTQDREAAMAMGINATRIYLFTFMIGASLAALGGALSSATTSLTPGIGSGMIVLSFAVAATAGLGRIEGAAVAALMIGLGRSAAVYFAPEFDVLIPYLIMVAVLLIKPEGLFTTLQTRKV, translated from the coding sequence ATGCCTCCTGAAATGCTCTTCCTCGCCGCGCTCGACGGCCTCGCCTATGGCTCGCTGCTGTTCCTGGTGGCGGTCGGGCTGTCGCTGATCTTCGGCGTGCTCGGCGTGCTCAACGTCGCGCATGGCTCGTTCTACGCGATCGGCGCCTATGTCGCGGCGAGCGCCGTGCTGGCGGCGGCCGGGATGGGCCTGCCGACCTGGCTCGCCTTCCCGCTGTTCCTGATCTCGGCCATCCTCGTCGGCGTCGTCGTCGGCGGGCTGGTCGAGGCGCTGCTGCTGCGGCGCATCTACGGCAAGGAGGAGGTGCTGCAGCTGCTGGTCACCTTCGCCGTCTTCATGATCCTGGAGGATGCGCAGAAGGTCGTCTTCGGCACGCAGCCGCTCTTCGCCAATGCGCCGATGAACTGGCTCGGCACAGTCGAGGTCTTCGGCATCTTCTACACGCGCTACCAGCTCATCCTGATCCCGCTGGTGGCGCTGGCCGTGCTGGTCGGCCTGCGGCTGTTCCTGCGCCGGACCGCCTTCGGGCGCGCTATCGTCGCCGTGACGCAGGACCGCGAGGCGGCGATGGCGATGGGCATCAACGCGACGCGGATCTATCTCTTCACCTTCATGATCGGCGCCTCGCTGGCGGCGCTGGGCGGGGCGCTCTCCTCGGCGACGACCTCGCTGACGCCGGGCATCGGCTCGGGGATGATCGTGCTCTCCTTCGCGGTGGCGGCCACGGCCGGGCTGGGGCGGATCGAGGGCGCTGCGGTCGCGGCGCTGATGATCGGGCTGGGGCGCTCGGCGGCGGTCTATTTCGCGCCGGAGTTCGATGTGCTGATCCCCTATCTGATCATGGTCGCGGTGCTGCTGATCAAGCCGGAAGGCCTGTTCACCACGCTGCAGACGAGGAAAGTCTGA
- a CDS encoding ABC transporter ATP-binding protein: MSEIILEARDLELRFGGVLAANGASLSVRANERIAIIGPNGAGKTTFINLCTGYLKPQSGRVIFAGQDVTGLSPRTITRRGIGRSFQIPQLFTDNTVMENLLLALSAREGTWSPFLRLDRHPKREEMVALLDSVGLRDTAERLVRELPEGMRKLIDIAVALALDPKLIFMDEPTSGVSSSEKFQVMDTLTRALDARATTAIFVEHDMDVVARYASRVAVWSGGRIALEGTPDEILNHPEVRETVIGVGV, from the coding sequence ATGAGCGAGATCATCCTCGAGGCGCGCGATCTCGAACTGCGCTTCGGCGGCGTGCTGGCGGCCAATGGCGCCTCGCTGAGCGTGCGGGCCAACGAGCGCATCGCCATCATCGGCCCCAACGGCGCCGGCAAGACCACCTTCATCAACCTCTGCACCGGCTATCTGAAGCCGCAGTCGGGCCGCGTGATCTTCGCGGGGCAGGATGTGACGGGCCTGTCGCCGCGCACGATCACGCGGCGCGGCATCGGCCGTTCCTTCCAGATCCCGCAGCTCTTCACCGACAACACGGTGATGGAGAACCTGCTGCTGGCGCTGAGCGCACGCGAGGGCACCTGGTCGCCCTTCCTGCGTCTCGACCGCCATCCCAAGCGCGAGGAGATGGTCGCGCTGCTTGACAGCGTCGGCCTGCGCGACACCGCCGAGCGCTTGGTGCGGGAACTGCCCGAAGGCATGCGCAAGCTGATCGACATCGCGGTGGCGCTGGCGCTCGACCCGAAGCTGATCTTCATGGACGAGCCGACCTCGGGCGTCTCCAGCTCCGAGAAATTCCAGGTGATGGACACGCTGACGCGCGCGCTCGACGCCCGCGCCACGACTGCGATCTTCGTCGAGCACGACATGGACGTGGTCGCGCGCTACGCCAGCCGCGTCGCGGTCTGGTCGGGCGGGCGCATCGCACTGGAAGGCACGCCCGACGAGATTCTCAATCATCCCGAGGTCCGCGAAACCGTGATCGGGGTGGGAGTCTAG
- a CDS encoding acyl-CoA dehydrogenase family protein: protein MQHPSDHAEIRDAVARLCAGFPGEYWRKLDREMAYPTAFVAALTESGFLSALIPEAYGGAGLTLSAASVIMEEIQRQGCNGGACHAQMYVMGTVLRHGSEAQKQAWLPRVASGELRLQAFGVTEPTSGTDTTALRTTARREGDHYVVNGQKIWTSRAAQSDLMLLLARTTPREQVAKRTDGLSVFLLDMREALKGGLTIRPIRTMMNHATTEVFFDNVRIPADNLVGEEGKGFRYILSGMNAERILIAAECVGDAKWFIEKASAYAKERQVFGRPIGQNQGIQFPIARAYANMRAAELMVREAVRLYEAGENAGAEANMAKMLAADASFEAANACIQTHGGFGFAEEYDIERKFRETRLYQVAPISTNLILSYLAEHVLGMPRSY, encoded by the coding sequence ATGCAGCACCCATCCGACCATGCCGAGATCCGCGACGCCGTCGCCCGCCTCTGCGCCGGCTTCCCCGGCGAGTACTGGCGAAAGCTCGACCGCGAGATGGCCTATCCGACCGCGTTCGTCGCGGCGCTCACCGAAAGCGGCTTCCTCTCGGCGCTGATCCCCGAGGCCTATGGCGGCGCCGGCCTGACGCTGTCGGCGGCGAGCGTCATCATGGAGGAGATCCAGCGCCAGGGCTGCAATGGCGGCGCCTGCCATGCCCAGATGTATGTGATGGGCACGGTGCTGCGCCACGGCTCGGAGGCGCAGAAGCAGGCCTGGCTGCCGCGTGTCGCCTCGGGCGAACTGCGTCTGCAGGCCTTCGGCGTCACCGAGCCGACCAGCGGCACCGACACCACCGCGCTCCGGACCACAGCACGTCGCGAGGGCGACCACTACGTCGTCAATGGCCAGAAGATCTGGACGAGCCGCGCCGCGCAGTCGGACCTGATGCTGCTGCTGGCGCGCACCACGCCGCGCGAGCAGGTCGCCAAGCGCACCGACGGCCTCTCGGTCTTCCTGCTCGACATGCGCGAGGCGCTCAAAGGCGGGCTCACCATCCGGCCGATCCGGACGATGATGAACCACGCCACCACCGAGGTCTTCTTCGACAATGTCCGCATCCCCGCTGACAACCTCGTCGGCGAGGAGGGCAAGGGCTTCCGCTACATCCTCTCGGGGATGAACGCCGAGCGCATCCTGATCGCCGCCGAATGCGTCGGCGACGCCAAATGGTTCATCGAGAAGGCCTCGGCCTACGCCAAGGAGCGCCAGGTCTTCGGCCGGCCGATCGGCCAGAACCAGGGCATCCAGTTTCCGATCGCGCGGGCCTACGCCAATATGCGCGCCGCCGAGCTGATGGTGCGGGAGGCCGTGCGGCTCTACGAGGCCGGCGAGAATGCCGGCGCGGAGGCGAACATGGCCAAGATGCTCGCGGCGGACGCCTCCTTCGAGGCGGCCAATGCCTGCATCCAGACCCATGGCGGCTTCGGCTTCGCCGAGGAATACGACATCGAGCGCAAGTTCAGGGAGACGCGGCTCTACCAGGTAGCCCCGATCTCGACCAATCTGATCCTCTCCTATCTCGCGGAGCATGTGCTGGGCATGCCGCGGTCGTATTGA
- a CDS encoding ABC transporter substrate-binding protein: MGTKRSAAAAFALGALMALPALAQDKPKELVVGIATFLSGPASVFGVPGRNAADLFFEELNAKGGILGVPVKPVYVDEGAGTNQLISEYRRVVQDQGAQVMFGAISSGSCNALAPVAEDLKVVNVMWDCGTQTIFEEGKWKYSVRTQGHAGAEMMATLLYLMKVKPDFKTIAVVNQDYAWGRESWALFQAGLKALKPDVRIVAELFPKFGAPDFSTEITRLSALRPDVVLSTSWGGDLDTFVQQAAARGLLKQSTFVLPLAESSMERLGAVMPEGVIVGGRGDHYFLHPKHKNSAEMQNFVKKYREKTNVYPIYPTFHMNQAVTGLAKAYEKAGAANGGKWPTKEQVIAAFEGLEFKSLTGTITIRSDHQGLEDQLLGTTKRVPEYPFAVYDKMALYPGKLVTTPVGEKSLDWFAKVKPDLVNDKSIETFDYSK, translated from the coding sequence ATGGGCACCAAGAGATCAGCTGCAGCCGCATTTGCCCTGGGAGCGCTGATGGCGCTGCCGGCGCTGGCGCAGGACAAGCCGAAGGAACTCGTCGTGGGAATCGCGACCTTCCTGTCGGGACCCGCTTCGGTCTTCGGCGTGCCCGGCCGCAATGCCGCCGACCTGTTCTTCGAGGAACTCAACGCCAAGGGCGGTATCCTCGGCGTGCCGGTGAAGCCTGTCTATGTCGATGAGGGCGCGGGCACCAACCAGCTGATTTCGGAGTATCGCCGCGTCGTCCAGGACCAGGGCGCGCAGGTGATGTTCGGTGCGATCTCGTCGGGCTCCTGCAACGCGCTCGCCCCCGTCGCCGAGGACCTCAAGGTCGTCAACGTGATGTGGGACTGCGGCACGCAGACTATCTTCGAGGAAGGCAAGTGGAAGTATTCGGTCCGCACCCAGGGCCATGCCGGCGCCGAGATGATGGCGACGCTGCTCTACCTGATGAAGGTCAAGCCGGACTTCAAGACGATCGCGGTGGTCAACCAGGACTATGCCTGGGGGCGTGAGTCCTGGGCGCTGTTCCAGGCCGGGCTGAAGGCTCTGAAGCCGGATGTCAGGATCGTCGCCGAGCTGTTCCCGAAATTCGGCGCGCCCGATTTCTCGACCGAGATCACGCGCCTCTCGGCGCTGCGGCCCGACGTCGTGCTCTCGACCTCCTGGGGCGGCGATCTCGACACCTTCGTCCAGCAGGCCGCCGCGCGCGGGCTCCTGAAGCAGTCGACCTTCGTGCTGCCGCTCGCCGAAAGCTCGATGGAGCGCCTCGGTGCCGTGATGCCGGAGGGTGTGATCGTCGGCGGCCGCGGCGACCATTACTTCCTGCATCCCAAGCACAAGAACTCGGCCGAGATGCAGAACTTCGTGAAGAAGTACCGCGAGAAGACCAATGTCTATCCGATCTATCCGACCTTCCACATGAACCAGGCCGTCACCGGGCTCGCCAAGGCCTATGAGAAGGCCGGGGCGGCCAATGGCGGCAAGTGGCCGACCAAGGAGCAGGTCATCGCCGCCTTCGAGGGGCTGGAGTTCAAGTCGCTGACCGGGACGATCACCATCCGCTCGGACCATCAGGGGCTCGAGGACCAGCTGCTCGGCACCACCAAGCGCGTGCCGGAGTACCCCTTCGCCGTCTACGACAAGATGGCGCTCTATCCCGGAAAGCTGGTGACCACGCCGGTCGGCGAGAAGTCACTCGACTGGTTCGCCAAGGTCAAGCCGGATCTGGTCAACGACAAGTCGATCGAGACCTTCGACTATTCGAAGTAG
- a CDS encoding ABC transporter ATP-binding protein has translation MLEIRGLSAVIEGVQVLRKVDFALDEGATVALIGRNGAGKTSLLRAIMGFMTVTEGTIAFDGRPILTVPPHERPRLGIGYAPEDRRLFSSFSIEENIRLPAEVMKVPGAEIARRLEGIYQVLPELAELRHRAAAGLSGGQGKMAALARALMVGQRVILLDEPFQGLAPVLAQRYATALRALRDSHPEIALLITESNPSLLRSFAERAYAIERGEVTEVAGGLAASSLEAAGLH, from the coding sequence ATGCTGGAGATCAGGGGACTGTCGGCCGTCATCGAGGGCGTGCAGGTGCTGCGCAAGGTCGATTTCGCGCTGGACGAGGGTGCAACCGTGGCGCTGATCGGGCGCAACGGCGCCGGCAAGACCAGCCTGCTGCGCGCCATCATGGGCTTCATGACGGTGACCGAGGGCACGATCGCCTTTGACGGCCGGCCGATCCTGACGGTCCCGCCGCATGAGCGGCCGCGGCTCGGCATCGGCTACGCGCCGGAGGACCGGCGGCTGTTCTCGAGCTTCTCGATCGAGGAGAACATCCGCCTGCCGGCCGAGGTGATGAAGGTGCCGGGCGCCGAGATCGCCAGGCGGCTGGAGGGGATTTATCAGGTGCTGCCGGAGCTGGCCGAACTGCGCCACCGCGCGGCCGCGGGACTTTCCGGCGGTCAGGGCAAGATGGCGGCGCTGGCCCGGGCGCTGATGGTGGGGCAGCGCGTCATCCTGCTCGACGAACCCTTCCAGGGTCTCGCCCCGGTGCTGGCGCAGCGCTACGCGACCGCCCTGCGCGCGCTGCGCGACAGCCATCCCGAGATCGCGTTGCTCATCACCGAATCCAACCCCAGTCTGCTGCGCAGCTTCGCCGAGCGCGCCTATGCGATCGAGCGCGGCGAGGTCACGGAGGTGGCCGGCGGCCTGGCGGCGAGTTCGCTCGAAGCAGCGGGGCTGCATTAG